One Streptomyces sp. NBC_00223 genomic window carries:
- the recX gene encoding recombination regulator RecX has product MARGFPKRGGSSESRASREPPLDPEERARELCLRLLTGTPRTRSQLAEALRKREIPDDVAEHVLERFQDVGLIDDQAFANAWVESRHRGRGLARRALAQELRHRGVDAELVTEAVGLLDSEQEEATARELVRRRLPGTRGLDRDKRIRRVAGMLARKGYSEGLALKVVRDALAEESAADEGEEDPWP; this is encoded by the coding sequence GTGGCACGCGGATTCCCCAAGCGCGGCGGCTCTTCCGAGTCGAGGGCCTCGCGAGAGCCGCCGCTTGACCCCGAGGAGCGGGCGCGGGAGCTGTGCCTGCGCCTGCTCACCGGAACCCCCCGCACCCGCAGCCAGCTCGCCGAGGCCCTGCGCAAGCGGGAGATCCCCGACGACGTGGCCGAGCACGTCCTGGAGCGCTTCCAGGACGTGGGCCTCATCGACGACCAGGCCTTCGCCAACGCCTGGGTGGAGTCCCGGCACCGCGGCCGCGGCCTGGCCCGCCGGGCCCTCGCCCAGGAGCTGCGCCACCGGGGCGTGGACGCGGAGCTGGTGACCGAGGCCGTCGGTCTGCTCGACTCCGAGCAGGAGGAAGCAACCGCCCGTGAGCTGGTACGCCGCCGGCTTCCGGGCACCCGCGGGCTGGACCGCGACAAGCGCATCCGGCGTGTCGCGGGCATGCTCGCCCGCAAGGGGTATTCCGAGGGCCTCGCCCTCAAAGTGGTACGCGACGCCCTCGCCGAGGAAAGCGCCGCCGACGAAGGGGAGGAGGACCCGTGGCCCTGA
- a CDS encoding FAD-dependent monooxygenase, whose protein sequence is MDPVIVAGAGPVGLALALALARRDVPVIVLDEAEVLVDADGLRRPRTAVLAPATAEFVGRLGYGGVRRDGATWAGWRTLRRRAEVLRVDFGPDPAQAPVHIAQHLLERGLRDALLACGSVRIVAGCRVDALEQDGNGVSVHTHGAQETWWRGSYLVGCDGPRSTVRKLLGVRFPGRTGVDRHAVAVLRTELPEPGVALLHRDPPGAPSGQEVTARPLPDGLWRLDWLLPLQGRQLTSDALVERLRSTLTAWCGQVVPYDLVGSADHPVHQRLARRWRVGRAFLAGDAAHLMGALGAQSVEEGLRDAENLSWKLALAWHDGASALLLDSYEAERRGAVGTRLRAADQALPLLRAGGAWQTVRQTLLSGSVRGQVELLTDSHLGRGAAAASSVYRRSPLSLPAPRSGGGKSGPSPLVAGCDTPPGGVVGDVPVTALDGTVGRLRDRLGRGLVVVLIAPGTGVWESRHWLTAGLMPRLASAVAALPTRAELLVAETYPGATAHTVLLIRPDGHLVTAMVGCRPAELYSYADLARGGPPAPGGDDDPDERAGGGEDGHGTRDGDPGGAAGRPVSGRTR, encoded by the coding sequence GTGGACCCGGTGATCGTCGCGGGGGCGGGCCCTGTGGGCCTGGCTCTCGCTCTCGCGCTGGCCCGCCGTGATGTCCCCGTCATCGTCCTCGACGAGGCGGAGGTGCTGGTCGACGCCGACGGACTGCGGCGACCACGCACCGCCGTGCTCGCCCCGGCCACGGCCGAGTTCGTCGGGCGCCTCGGCTACGGCGGTGTCCGGCGCGACGGTGCGACCTGGGCGGGCTGGCGTACGCTGCGCCGCCGCGCGGAGGTGCTGCGCGTCGATTTCGGGCCGGACCCCGCGCAGGCCCCGGTCCACATCGCCCAGCACCTGCTGGAACGCGGGCTGCGGGACGCGCTGCTGGCCTGCGGTTCGGTCCGGATCGTGGCCGGCTGCCGGGTGGACGCCCTCGAACAGGACGGCAACGGGGTCAGCGTGCACACCCATGGCGCCCAGGAGACCTGGTGGCGGGGCAGCTACCTGGTCGGGTGCGACGGTCCGCGCTCGACAGTGCGCAAGCTGCTGGGCGTACGGTTCCCCGGGCGCACCGGGGTCGACCGGCACGCGGTGGCGGTACTGCGCACGGAACTGCCCGAACCCGGGGTGGCGCTGCTGCACCGCGACCCACCGGGCGCCCCCTCCGGGCAGGAGGTCACTGCCCGGCCACTGCCGGACGGGCTGTGGCGGCTGGACTGGCTGCTGCCCCTGCAGGGCAGGCAGCTCACCTCCGATGCCCTGGTGGAACGGCTCCGCTCCACGCTGACCGCCTGGTGCGGCCAGGTGGTGCCCTACGACCTGGTCGGCTCCGCGGACCACCCGGTGCACCAGCGGCTGGCCAGGCGGTGGCGCGTGGGACGGGCCTTCCTCGCCGGGGACGCGGCACATCTGATGGGCGCGCTGGGGGCACAGAGCGTCGAGGAGGGGCTGCGCGACGCGGAGAACCTCTCCTGGAAGCTGGCCCTGGCCTGGCACGACGGTGCATCCGCGCTCCTGCTGGACAGCTACGAGGCGGAGCGGCGGGGGGCGGTCGGCACCCGGCTGCGCGCCGCCGATCAGGCGCTGCCACTGCTGCGGGCCGGCGGTGCCTGGCAGACCGTACGGCAGACGCTGCTGTCCGGTTCGGTGCGCGGGCAGGTGGAGTTGCTGACGGACAGTCATCTGGGGCGGGGGGCCGCTGCCGCTTCCTCGGTGTACCGGCGTTCGCCGCTGTCCCTGCCCGCGCCGCGCTCCGGCGGGGGCAAGTCCGGTCCGTCGCCGCTGGTGGCGGGCTGCGACACGCCGCCGGGCGGGGTGGTCGGCGATGTGCCGGTGACCGCGCTGGACGGCACGGTCGGGCGACTGCGGGACCGGCTCGGGCGTGGGCTGGTCGTGGTGCTGATCGCGCCCGGGACCGGTGTCTGGGAGTCACGGCACTGGCTGACGGCCGGGCTGATGCCCCGGCTGGCCTCGGCCGTGGCCGCGCTGCCGACCCGCGCCGAACTGCTGGTCGCCGAGACCTATCCGGGGGCGACCGCGCACACCGTGCTGCTCATCCGGCCCGACGGGCACCTGGTGACGGCCATGGTGGGCTGCCGGCCCGCCGAGCTGTACTCCTATGCCGATCTGGCGCGGGGTGGCCCCCCGGCGCCGGGCGGGGACGACGATCCGGACGAGCGGGCGGGCGGGGGCGAGGACGGGCACGGCACCCGGGACGGTGATCCCGGCGGCGCGGCCGGACGGCCGGTCAGCGGGCGTACGCGCTAG
- a CDS encoding response regulator transcription factor, with the protein MRLLLVEDDDRVAAALSAVLGKHGFDVRHARNGEEAIQAVLPDEGPGFDCVLLDLGLPDQDGFEVCSRIRRLTTTPVIMVTARADVRSRIHGLNLGADDYVVKPYDTGELLARIHAVGRRPPLRPLAAQGGDAAVPAAAPSGPEAGGPAESAQLLLGRVAVELPTRRVTVDGDAIALTRKEFDLLALLAQRPGVVFRREQIISEVWRTAWEGTGRTLEVHVASLRSKLGTPAMIETVRGVGYRLVVPAG; encoded by the coding sequence ATGCGACTGCTGCTCGTGGAGGACGACGACCGGGTCGCCGCCGCCCTCTCCGCGGTCCTCGGCAAGCACGGTTTCGACGTCCGGCACGCCCGCAATGGGGAAGAGGCCATCCAGGCCGTGCTGCCCGACGAGGGGCCGGGCTTCGACTGCGTGCTGCTCGACCTGGGCCTGCCCGACCAGGACGGTTTCGAGGTGTGCAGCCGCATCCGGCGCCTCACCACCACCCCCGTGATCATGGTGACCGCGCGCGCCGACGTCCGGTCCCGTATCCACGGCCTCAACCTCGGCGCGGACGACTACGTCGTGAAGCCGTACGACACCGGCGAACTGCTCGCCCGTATCCACGCGGTCGGCCGCCGCCCTCCGCTGCGCCCACTCGCCGCCCAGGGAGGCGACGCGGCAGTGCCGGCCGCCGCCCCCTCCGGTCCCGAGGCCGGCGGCCCGGCCGAGAGCGCCCAACTGCTGCTCGGCCGGGTCGCGGTCGAACTGCCCACCCGCCGCGTCACCGTGGACGGCGATGCGATCGCGCTCACCCGCAAGGAGTTCGACCTGCTGGCGCTGCTCGCCCAGCGCCCCGGTGTCGTCTTCCGCCGAGAGCAGATCATCAGCGAGGTGTGGCGCACCGCCTGGGAGGGCACGGGCCGCACCCTGGAGGTGCATGTGGCCTCCCTGCGTTCCAAACTGGGCACCCCGGCCATGATCGAGACAGTGCGCGGAGTCGGCTACCGCCTCGTCGTCCCGGCCGGCTGA